Proteins from a single region of Punica granatum isolate Tunisia-2019 chromosome 8, ASM765513v2, whole genome shotgun sequence:
- the LOC116215848 gene encoding transmembrane emp24 domain-containing protein p24delta5-like isoform X1 gives MAGGPNELKKAVALLALLCLTGRAHIGEAIWLTIPSSGTKCVSEEIQSNVVVLADYYIVDDDHAHLRSSTISSRVTSPYGDNLHHNENVTHDQFAFTTTVSGNYVACFWINGQHQEGAGLTIGLDWKIGIAAKYWDSVAKREKIEGVELELRKLEGAVEAIHNNLIYLKNREADMREISEITNARVAWFSIMSLGVSIIVSVFQLWYLRRYFQKKKLI, from the exons ATGGCGGGAGGACCGAACGAGCTGAAGAAAGCAGTGGCGCTCCTGGCCCTTCTATGCTTGACTGGTCGCGCGCATATCGGAGAAGCCATATGGTTGACGATACCGAGCTCAGGGACCAAGTGCGTGTCGGAGGAGATCCAAAGCAACGTCGTCGTTCTGGCCGATTACTACATCGTCGACGACGATCACGCCCACCTCCGCAGCTCCACCATCTCCAGCCGG GTTACATCCCCATATGGCGACAATCTTCACCACAATGAGAATGTTACGCATGATCAATTTGCATTCACTACCACTGTGTCTGGGAACTACGTGGCTTGTTTCTGGATCAATGGACAACACCAAGAAGGTGCAGGATTAACGATTGGTCTCGACTGGAAAATTGGAATTGCTGCTAAGTATTGGGATTCTGTGgcaaagagagaaaagatcgAG GGTGTCGAACTTGAGCTGAGGAAACTCGAAGGTGCAGTTGAAGCCATACACAACAATCTGATCTACCTCAAGAACAG GGAAGCGGATATGAGAGAAATCAGTGAGATAACTAATGCAAGGGTGGCGTGGTTCAGTATAATGTCACTCGGTGTGTCCATTATCGTATCGGTTTTCCAGCTCTGGTACTTGAGGCGCTACTTCCAAAAGAAGAAGCTCATTTAG
- the LOC116187081 gene encoding WAT1-related protein At4g08290-like gives MAKLCPTGMFDKVKPYLLMVSLQFGSAGMYIISMATLNHGMSRYVLIVYRNAVAALVLAPFALVFERKTRPKMTFSIFLQIMALGFLEPILDQNFAYLGMTYTSASFTSAIMNAVPSVTFVMAVIFRIERVNIRQIRGLAKIVGTVVTFAGALVMTLYKGPIINIIRSRNHASSGTADDPSDKHWVTGTLFILIGCCAWSAFYILQSITVKKYPAEMSLSSLICLVGAVQSAAVGLVAERHPSAWAVGWDTRLLAPVYTGVISSGITYYVQGLVMKTRGPVFVTAFNPLCMVIVAALGSIILAEKLYLGSIIGGIIIAVGLYSVVWGKSNDYSSPKEASTALKSDGEGQKLPITAGDGANGVIKK, from the exons ATGGCGAAATTATGTCCAACGGGGATGTTCGATAAGGTGAAGCCCTACTTGCTGATGGTGAGCTTACAATTTGGATCAGCTGGGATGTACATAATAAGCATGGCGACACTCAACCACGGGATGAGCCGATATGTTCTCATTGTCTATCGGAACGCTGTTGCTGCCCTCGTTCTTGCTCCCTTTGCCCTTGTTTTTGAAAG GAAGACAAGGCCAAAGATGACATTCTCAATATTCTTACAGATTATGGCTCTTGGCTTTCTTGA ACCAATCCTGGATCAGAATTTTGCATACTTGGGAATGACATACACGTCGGCATCATTTACGTCTGCAATTATGAATGCCGTTCCGTCCGTCACTTTTGTCATGGCCGTTATTTTCAG GATAGAGCGAGTGAATATCAGACAGATACGAGGACTGGCCAAAATTGTGGGGACAGTTGTGACGTTCGCTGGGGCACTTGTGATGACACTGTACAAAGGGCCGATCATCAACATAATACGGTCGAGAAATCATGCCAGCAGTGGAACGGCGGACGATCCCTCCGACAAGCACTGGGTCACCGGCACTCTCTTCATCCTCATTGGTTGCTGTGCCTGGTCGGCTTTCTATATTTTGCAA TCAATAACGGTAAAGAAGTATCCGGCAGAGATGTCGTTGTCGTCCTTGATATGTTTGGTGGGAGCAGTGCAAAGTGCGGCAGTAGGCCTCGTGGCAGAGCGCCACCCATCCGCTTGGGCTGTCGGCTGGGATACTCGCCTTCTTGCCCCTGTCTATACC GGAGTAATTAGCTCGGGAATTACATACTATGTTCAAGGTCTAGTGATGAAAACAAGAGGGCCGGTGTTCGTGACAGCATTCAACCCTTTATGCATGGTCATAGTTGCTGCATTGGGCTCCATCATCTTAGCTGAGAAGCTCTATCTTGGAAG TATAATTGGAGGCATTATCATAGCTGTTGGACTCTACTCGGTGGTTTGGGGTAAAAGCAACGACTACAGCAGCCCAAAAGAGGCGTCGACGGCCCTCAAATCTGACGGCGAAGGCCAAAAGCTGCCGATAACTGCCGGAGATGGTGCTAATGGGgtgataaaaaagtaa
- the LOC116215848 gene encoding transmembrane emp24 domain-containing protein p24delta5-like isoform X2, with the protein MAGGPNELKKAVALLALLCLTGRAHIGEAIWLTIPSSGTKCVSEEIQSNVVVLADYYIVDDDHAHLRSSTISSRVTSPYGDNLHHNENVTHDQFAFTTTVSGNYVACFWINGQHQEGAGLTIGLDWKIGIAAKYWDSVAKREKIEGVELELRKLEGAVEAIHNNLIYLKNRFTGSGYERNQ; encoded by the exons ATGGCGGGAGGACCGAACGAGCTGAAGAAAGCAGTGGCGCTCCTGGCCCTTCTATGCTTGACTGGTCGCGCGCATATCGGAGAAGCCATATGGTTGACGATACCGAGCTCAGGGACCAAGTGCGTGTCGGAGGAGATCCAAAGCAACGTCGTCGTTCTGGCCGATTACTACATCGTCGACGACGATCACGCCCACCTCCGCAGCTCCACCATCTCCAGCCGG GTTACATCCCCATATGGCGACAATCTTCACCACAATGAGAATGTTACGCATGATCAATTTGCATTCACTACCACTGTGTCTGGGAACTACGTGGCTTGTTTCTGGATCAATGGACAACACCAAGAAGGTGCAGGATTAACGATTGGTCTCGACTGGAAAATTGGAATTGCTGCTAAGTATTGGGATTCTGTGgcaaagagagaaaagatcgAG GGTGTCGAACTTGAGCTGAGGAAACTCGAAGGTGCAGTTGAAGCCATACACAACAATCTGATCTACCTCAAGAACAGGTTTACT GGAAGCGGATATGAGAGAAATCAGTGA